From the genome of Eublepharis macularius isolate TG4126 chromosome 12, MPM_Emac_v1.0, whole genome shotgun sequence, one region includes:
- the MED1 gene encoding mediator of RNA polymerase II transcription subunit 1 isoform X1, with the protein MKAAQGGAEESEKLNKMSSILERLHVKFNPNSRPWTETMKLVRQVMEKRVVMNSGGHQHLVSCLETLQKALKVTSLPAMTDRLESIARQNGLGSHLSANGTECYITSDMFYVEVHLDPAGQLCDVKVAHHGENPVSCSELVQHLRERNFDEFSKHLKGLVNLYKLPGDNKLKTKMYLALQSLELDLSKMAGMYWQATNASPLDKILHGSVGYLTPRSGGHLMNLKYYVSPYDLFEEGTGAPIILNENNVPRHLGMNACVTIEGTLTMNKLPIAPLIMGSHPVDNKGTPSFSSITSANSVDLPACFFLKFPRPIPVSRAFIQKLQSCTGIPLFDTPPTYVPLYELITQFELSKETDPGPLNHNMRFYAALPGQQHCYFLNKDAPLPDGRSLQGTLLSKIAFHHPSRVPLLLNLIRHQVAYNTLIGSCVKRTVLKEDSPGILQFEVCPLSDSCFSVSFQHPVNDSLVCVVMDVQDSAHVNCKLYKGLSDALICTDDFIAKVVQRCMSIPVTMRAIRRKAETIQADTPALSLIAETVEDMVKKNLPPASSPGYGMTTGNNPMSGTTTPTSTFPGGPISTLFSMSMGIKERHDSVGHGEDFSKVSQNPILTSLLQITGNVGSTIGSSPTPPHHTPPPVSSPASNTKNHPMLMNLLKDNPTQDFSTLYGSSPLERQNSSSGSPRMEMGPGGNKQKKKKSRIPVDKPKHQTEDDFQRELFSMDVDSQNPIFDVNMTADTLDTPHITPAPSQCSTPPTTYPQSLPHAQSSIQRMVRLSSSDSIGADVTDILSDIAEEASKLPGTSEDCPPVGTPVRDSSSSGHSQSALFDPDVFQSNNSENPYTDPADLIADATVSPNSDSSNQFFPDGVDFNPDLLNSQSQSGFGEEYFDDSSQSGDADDFKGFAQQTISTLGVQVLGGDGGESKFKASSQADTVDFSIITAASKALGTSDVMEHHSGSQSPLLSTGDLGKEKSQKRVKEGNGSGSSLTGPGLDGKGGKRSRTPSSDGKSKEKVQKRRKVEPEGKSPSHSSSTRPFTPPASTGGSKSPGSSGRSQTPPGVATPPIPKITIQIPKGTVTVGKPSHGQYTSSGSVSSLSSKSHHSHSSSSSSSSSSSSSSSSSSSSSTSGKIKSSKSDGSSGSKMSSSLYSGQGGSGSGQSKSSAQSVGKPGSSPITKHGLSSGSGGTKIKPQGKPSSLMNPSMSKPNISPSHSRPSGGSDKLASPMKPVPGTPPSSKAKSPISSSSGGSHMSGTGSSSSMKSSSGMGSSGSVSQKPPPSSNSSTASSSSFSSGSSSMSSSQNQHVSSKGKSPSRNKKPSLTAVIDKLKHGVVTSGPGGEDSMDGQMVQSSSSSSHSMSSKHNLSGGELQGKRERSDKEKSKVSVSGGSSDSSKKASDSKNVGSTGVAKIIISKHDGGSPSIKAKVTLQKPGEGGGDGLRPQMTSSKSYGSPLISGSTPKHERCSPSHSKSPAYTPQNIDSESESGSSIAEKSYQNSPSSDDGIRPLPEYSSEKHKKHKKEKKKVKDKDRDRERDRDKERDKKKTHSMKPESWSKSPISSEQSLSMASSTILTSDRPSRPSPDFLIGEEDDDLMDVALIRN; encoded by the exons AGCTGTTCAGAATTGGTGCAGCACCTCAG AGAGAGAAACTTCGACGAATTTTCTAAGCACCTGAAGGGTCTTGTCAATCTGTATAAATTGCCTGGTGACAA caaacTCAAAACTAAAATGTACCTGGCTCTTCAATCCTTGGAACTGGACCTTTCAAAGATGGCAGGAATGTACTG GCAAGCCACCAATGCAAGCCCTTTGGACAAGATTTTGCACGGCAGTGTGGGCTATCTCACCCCAAGGAGTGGCG GTCACCTGATGAATCTGAAGTATTATGTTTCCCCCTATGATTTGTTTGAAGAAGGTACTGGAGCTCCCATCATTCTCAATGAGAACAATG TTCCTCGACACCTGGGTATGAATGCATGTGTTACGATTGAAGGAACTCTGACTATGAACAAGCTTCCAATTGCCCCTCTGATAATGGGGTCACATCCTGTGGACAACAAAGG GACTCCCTCCTTCTCTTCAATCACCAGTGCCAACAGCGTTGATTTGCCAGCTTGCTTCTTCTTGAAGTTCCCAAGGCCAATTCCAGTATCTAGGGCCTTCATTCAGAAACTTCAGAGCTGCACAG GTATCCCATTGTTTGACACACCTCCAACGTATGTTCCCTTATATGAGCTCATCACACAGTTTGAGCTATCTAAAGAGACAGACCCTGGACCACTGAACCATAATATGCGCTTCTATGCG GCTCTGCCAGGACAGCAGCATTGCTACTTCCTCAATAAAGATGCCCCCTTGCCAGATGGACGAAGCCTTCAAGGAACTCTGCTCAGCAAAATTGCTTTCCACCATCCTAGTCGGGTGCCTCTCCTCTTGAACTTGATTAGGCACCAGGTGGCCTACAACACACTGATAGGCAGCTGCGTCAAGCGGACAGTCTTaaaagaag ATTCCCCAGGGATCCTGCAGTTTGAAGTCTGTCCCCTGTCCGATTCGTGTTTCAGTGTGTCATTTCAGCATCCTGTAAATGACTCCTTAGTCTGTG TGGTAATGGACGTACAAGATTCTGCCCACGTGAACTGTAAATTGTATAAAGGGCTCTCTGATGCACTCATTTGCACAGATGACTTCATTGCGAAAGTTGTTCAAAG ATGCATGTCCATTCCTGTGACCATGAGAGCCATCCGCAGAAAAGCTGAGACAATCCAAGCTGATACACCAGCGTTGTCCCTCATTGCTGAGACCGTTGAAGATATGGTGAAGAAAAATTTGCCCCCTGCCAGCAGCCCCGGTTATGGCATGACTACTGGCAACAACCCGATGAGCGGCACCACTACTCCCACCAGCACATTTCCTGGGGGCCCTATCTCCACCCTGTTCAGCATGAGCATGGGCATCAAAGAACGCCACGACTCAGTGGGCCATGGGGAGGACTTCAGCAAAGTCTCTCAGAACCCTATTCTTACCAGCTTGCTGCAAATCACAGGCAACGTGGGCTCCACCATTGgatccagccccacccctccccaccacaccccTCCCCCAGTGTCATCTCCAGCAAGCAATACCAAGAACCACCCCATGCTCATGAATTTGCTAAAGGACAATCCAACCCAAGATTTTTCCACCCTCTATGGGAGCAGCCCATTGGAGAGGCAGAACTCCTCCTCTGGCTCCCCAAGGATGGAAATGGGGCCAGGAGGcaacaaacaaaagaagaaaaagtcaCGTATCCCAGTGGACAAGCCCAAGCATCAGACTGAAGATGACTTCCAAAGAGAGCTGTTCTCCATGGACGTTGATTCCCAGAACCCAATCTTTGATGTCAACATGACTGCTGATACCTTGGACACCCCCCATATTACTCCAGCACCCAGTCAGTGCAGCACTCCACCAACAACCTATCCACAGTCCTTACCTCATGCCCAGTCCAGTATTCAGAGGATGGTCCGGCTTTCTAGTTCAGACAGCATCGGTGCTGATGTCACAGATATCCTTTCTGATATAGCAGAAGAAGCATCCAAACTGCCAGGCACCAGTGAAGATTGCCCTCCTGTTGGAACACCAGTAAGGGACTCATCCAGTTCAGGGCATTCCCAGAGTGCCTTGTTTGATCCTGATGTCTTTCAGTCAAACAACAGTGAAAACCCTTATACTGACCCAGCAGACCTGATTGCAGATGCCACTGTCAGCCCAAACAGTGATTCCTCCAATCAGTTTTTCCCTGATGGAGTTGATTTCAACCCTGATCTCCTGAACAGCCAGAGCCAAAGCGGTTTTGGAGAGGAGTACTTTGACGATAGCAGCCAGAGCGGAGATGCTGACGACTTCAAAGGCTTTGCGCAACAAACGATAAGTACTCTGGGTGTGCAAGTGCTGGGGGGAGATGGAGGGGAGAGTAAGTTCAAGGCAAGCAGCCAAGCGGACACAGTCGACTTTAGTATTATCACTGCTGCCAGCAAGGCTCTGGGAACCTCTGATGTCATGGAGCATCATAGCGGAAGCCAGAGCCCCTTGTTGAGTacaggagatttggggaaggaaaAGTCGCAGAAACGGGTCAAAGAGGGTAATGGATCCGGGAGTTCTTTAACAGGCCCTGGGCTGGATGGCAAGGGAGGAAAACGCAGCCGCACCCCATCCAGTGATGGGAAGAGTAAAGAAAAGGTCCAGAAGCGGAGGAAGGTGGAGCCAGAAGGCAAATCTCCTTCTCATAGTTCATCCACCAGGCCTTTCACCCCACCAGCAAGCACAGGTGGCTCAAAATCTCCTGGAAGTTCAGGCAGGTCTCAGACTCCCCCCGGGGTAGCCACTCCTCCCATCCCCAAAATCACCATCCAGATTCCCAAGGGAACAGTGACTGTTGGCAAACCTTCCCACGGGCAGTACACGAGCAGTGGCTCAGTCTCCTCTTTGAGCAGCAAAAGTCATCACAgtcattcctcctcctcctcttcttcctcctcatcgTCGTCATCCTCGTCCTCTTCGTCTTCCTCATCGACCTCGGGCAAAATAAAGAGCAGCAAGTCGGACGGTTCTTCTGGATCCAAGATGAGCAGCAGCCTCTACTCGGGCCAAGGCGGCTCTGGATCAGGTCAGTCCAAAAGCTCCGCCCAGTCTGTGGGCAAGCCTGGGTCCTCCCCCATCACAAAACACGGCCTCAGCAGCGGCTCTGGAGGTACCAAGATCAAACCTCAAGGGAAGCCATCATCGCTTATGAACCCTTCCATGAGTAAAccaaacatttctccttctcATTCTAGACCCTCGGGCGGTTCTGACAAGCTGGCCTCTCCGATGAAACCCGTTCCAGGTACTCCCCCGTCGTCTAAAGCAAAGTCCCCTATTAGTTCCAGTTCTGGAGGCTCACACATGTCTGGGACAGGATCAAGCTCAAGCATGAAGTCCTCTTCAGGAATGGGGTCCTCCGGTTCCGTGTCCCAGAAGCCACCCCCTTCTTCAAACTCTTCAACAGCATCCTCATCTTCCTTTTCATCTGGCAGTTCTTCCATGTCCTCATCTCAGAACCAGCACGTGAGTTCAAAAGGCAAGTCTCCAAGCCGGAACAAGAAGCCATCTTTGACTGCTGTCATCGATAAACTCAAGCATGGTGTCGTTACCAGTGGCCCCGGCGGGGAAGACTCAATGGATGGACAGATGGTCCAAAGTTCCAGTTCTTCAAGCCACTCCATGTCCTCCAAACACAACTTGTCTGGAGGTGAATTGCAGGGGAAGCGTGAGAGAAGTGACAAAGAGAAATCTAAAGTCTCAGTTTCAGGAGGTTCTTCTGACTCTTCCAAGAAGGCGTCTGATTCAAAGAATGTTGGAAGCACTGGAGTTGCCAAGATCATCATCAGCAAACATGATGGTGGCTCTCCCAGCATTAAAGCCAAAGTTACCTTGCAAAAACCTGGAGAAGGAGGTGGAGATGGTTTAAGGCCTCAGATGACATCTTCCAAAAGTTATGGATCACCCCTGATAAGTGGGTCTACTCCGAAGCATGAGCGCTGTTCTCCCAGCCACAGCAAATCTCCTGCATATACTCCCCAAAATATTGACAGTGAGAGCGAATCGGGATCATCCATCGCCGAGAAATCCTATCAAAACAGCCCCAGCTCTGATGATGGAATTCGGCCACTTCCTGAATATAGCTCAGAAAAGCACAAGAAGCAcaaaaaggagaagaagaaagtgaaagataaAGACAGGGACAGGGAAAGGGACCGTGACAAAGAGAGGGACAAAAAGAAAACGCACAGCATGAAGCCAGAGAGCTGGTCTAAATCCCCCATCTCTTCAGAGCAATCTCTGTCTATGGCAAGTAGCACCATTCTTACATCAGACAGGCCCTCCCGTCCCAGCCCTGATTTTTTGATTGGGGAGGAAGATGATGATCTGATGGATGTTGCCCTGAtaagaaattaa